aataaaattaaaataaaaagatgaaatgaaatcCCAAATTCATGAGCCATGTCTCAGGTGCGTCGTAGTTGCCTGTGGCTAGTGGTCACGGTATCACGTAGGCAGATAAATCTTCATCATTGCGGACAGTGCTGTTGGGCACTGAGGTGATGGTGGGAGGAGAGACAATACAACAAGTAAATATTTAACAACACATAGGTTATACAGAAAAGAATAATGATAGGTTTTCTGGTGGAGAAGAAGACGGGAGCGGAGATAAGAATTACCTGTTGGGGTGGATATTTACATCTTAATTGGGTTGCAAGGAAGGCCTCAGatgaggaggtgacatctgaagTAGGTGAGGGAGGGAACCATGCAGATATCTGGGGGGGGGAAATCGTTGCTGGCAGAGCaagcagccagtgcaaaggcccggGGGTGGGAGGATGACTGTTGTGTTCAAGGAAAGGCAGGGAAACCAGTGTGGCCGGAGTTAGAAAGAGGttggtggcggggggcggggggggggggagtggggagtgggaggagatACCTGTGAGGTGACAGGCAGGACCACGTAGGCTGTGGTGAGCACTTCGGTCTTTCCTCAGAGTGAGTTGGGAGTCATGGGAGAATTCCGAGCAAAGGACAGGACCAACGTAGGTTGTTAAAACAACTACGGCTGTTCTGTGGAATATAGCCTACAGAGGGCCAACGGCAGAAGCAAGGAGTCCAGCGAGGTAGCTACTGCTGTAGTCCGCGTAAAGGATGATGGCTGCTCAGACCGAGAAGGCAGCAGTGGGGGAGGCGAGTAGCGGTCAGATTCTGGGTACATTTTTGAAGAGACGAAAGGATTTCCGAACTGCTTAGACGTGAAATAAAGAGTCATGAAGGCATGAGTCAAGCATAGTCTCCAAGTTTATGCTGGAAGGATAGAGTCGTCATTTACTGAGCTGGGAAGACGGAAGGAAACAAGGCCAGAGAGTCCGTGGTGTACCAGGCTACCCCgctccccaccgccaccccaTCTGGAGTCTCAGCCGCAGCCCGAGGGCTAAAGGTGAGACCCCcgcccttttcctctctcccccaggaATCTTCAGGTCTACCTGGGGAAGCACAACCTTTACGAAAGAGAGAGTTTCCAGGAGCAGAGCTCTGTTGTCCAGACCGTGGTCCACCCTGGCTACAACGCGGCCACGCATGACCAGGACATCATGCTGTTACGCCTGAAGCGCCCGGCCAAACTCTCGGACCGCATCCGGCCCCTGGCCCTGGAGAGAGACTGCTCGGCCAACCGCACCAGCTGCCAAATCCTGGGCTGGGGCAAGACAGCAAGTGGTCAGTAAGATGGGGAAGCAGGCCAATGGGTCCTGGGTAAGGTGGGCCAAAGGGTGAAGGGTCAAAGGTGAAGGTGATCCGACAGTGAGGACCAATGGGGCAGTGTGTCGCTGGGTGAAAGGTCAAAGGGGAGGGGAAGACAAATATGGAAGTGGGGCTAATGAGTGACTAGCCAATGGAGAAAGTAGACCAGTGGGTGAGTGGTATGGCTGGATGGGCCATAAGATGATGGGTCAGTGAGGAGGGGCAAGGGCCCATGGGGagataccaatcagaaaggaggCCAGTTGTCAAAAGGGACCAATCAGGCTGCACTGATGATCAGAAGGGGTAAGTGGAGGAGGGAATAATGGGAGAAGAGAGATGAATAAAGCAGGGGAGCCCAATGGAAGGGTGTGAATTGAGAGAGTGGGTGGGTAGAGAGAGCtaatgggggaggggccatgggggaAGAGTGAATAGTCAAAGGGAGTCACTAGAGGAAGAAAGAAGTCCAATAAGTCAGCAGGAACCATTGATGGTGGGCCTGTAAATGAAGGGCCAAAAAAGAAGGTGCCCTATTGGATGAAGGGCCAATGGAAGGGCAGCACCATGTAGAAAAGGACCAATGAGGGAGGTGGACCAATGGATGAAGGGCCAATAGGAAGGGAGAGCCATTTAGGGAAGGACCAATGAGGGAGGTGGGCCATTGGATGAAGGGCTAATTGGAAGGGAGAGCCATTTAGGGAAGGACCAATGAGGGAGGTGGGCCATTGGATGAAGGGCCAATGGAAGGGCAGAGCCATTTAGGGAAAGACCAATGAGGGAGGTGGACCATTGGATGAAGGGCCAATGGAAGGGCAGAGCCATTTAGGGAAGGACCAATGAGGGAGGTGGACCATTGGATGAAGGGCTAATAGGAAGGGAGAGCCATTTAGGGAAGGACCAATGAGGGAGGTGGGCCATTGGATGAAGGGCTAATTGGAAGGGAAAGCCATTTAGGGAAGGACCAATGAGGGAGATGGACCATTGGATGAAGGGCCAATAGGAAGGGAGAGCCAATGGGCAAAGAAGGGTCCCATTAGGAAAGGACTAATGGTCCAGTGATGACCAACCAGGATGCGCCAATGAGCAAAAATGGTCCAGTGAAGGGCAAAGGGGTGTGACAGGGGCGGTCACTATTAGAGGAAGCGGCTACAGGTCGGCTGGAACTACTGGAGAAGGTGGGGccagtggaggagagaggagcgGAGGCAGGACCTAGGAGAAAGgaaaaaccaacaggaaatgaGGACTCATGAGAAGGGAGGGACTAATGAGGAAGACGAGCCAATGGGAGGGAAGAATGGCATAAAGAGGGACCTATCAAGAGTCCAGGCCAATGGAAATGGGTTTTAAGAATAAGAGACAAATGGGGAGAAGGGAACCAGCGGGCAATGGggaccagcagaggagggaggagttgTAGGGCTCGGATGGTcgctggggaggatgtgggaaGGATGGGTTCTGAAGtgagcctgccccacccccgcccctctctCCTGTCAGGTGTGTTTCCTAACACCATCCAGTGTGCAGATGTCCACCTGGTACCTCATCAGGACTGTGAGCGTGCCTACCCTGGCCAGATCACCCAAAACATGGTGTGTGCTGGGGATGAGAAGTACGGAAAGGATTCCTGCCAGGTGAGGCCGATGACGGGACCCGCCAGttataccgcaaaggacagagacACGAAAACACagacagagacaggaagagagagacacacacagagaccttACCGGGGCTTTACAGAGATAAGCTGGGAGAGACTTTGAGGCATGAAAAGGGtgagagagccctagctggtttggctcagtggatagagcgtcagcctgcggactgaagggtctcaggttcgattccggtcaagggcacatgcccgggttgcgggctctgtccccagttgggggcgtgcaagagacagccgatcaatgattcgctctcatcattgatgtttctatctctctctctctctctccctctctgaaatcaataaaaaatatgtgtgtgtgtgtgtgtgtgtctgttcctGAGTCTCTCCATCTCTGagtgtctctccctttctgcaTGTCTGAGTCTCctcctgtctctctgtctctctctccctgtattactgactctctccctctttccccgaAGGGCGATTCTGGGGGCCCACTCGTGTGTGGAAACCGTCTCCGAGGCCTGGTATCATGGGGTGACGTCCCCTGTGGATCCAAGGAGAAGCCGGGGGTCTACACCAACGTCTGCAGATACCACCAGTGGGTCCGGAGAACCATTTGGGCCAACTCATTCTGACATGTGGCATCCAACCCTTGACCTCGGCCCCCACGTACCGCCTCTAAGACATCTCTGATCAAGActgtgcctcctcccctccacccccgcccggAATCAACCCTTAATGCTTCATTCTGCCTGATTTTACCCCAACCCCAtcactgggggtgaggggggacaCGGGCTGAGGTCTTGCCCCCACCACtaagagaaaacaggaaaatcGCTTCCGACCAGCCCTCCCTCCTGATGATCCCAGGGGCGTGTTGCCTCCCCGCAGAGGAGAGGTCCCACACCTGGAGAAACCCGGGTtggaaccccagctctgcctcttgctcCCCGTGCAGactctcatctgtgaaatggggacagtaACACTATGCCCCTCATAACTCAGGGGCCGCCGTTGGAGGATCCAAGGTCTCGAATGGAGGAAACACGGGCACCAGGGCCTGGCACGCCTGCCTGCTGAATAAAGAGTAAATTTCACTGCTGGTGACACTTGTTGCTTTTCTTCCACGTCTGCTGCCCTGGGACCCAGCTATGGCTTAGTGCTTCCAGCAGCCTGGCCTGCCTAGGCTGTTAACCCTCCAGGGTCCGTGGGAGATGGTGCTCGGCCTTGAACGCCAGGCGGAAGATGCTGGCCTTGATCCTGAGGACCCTGAGGGAAGGATGGACGGGGTCAGATCTGGGTATTAGAATATCCCACTGGCGTGCATTCCAGGTGGGGGGATGGGCAGGGAGGAGCAGACAGCCAGAGCTGAGTGAGGACCCAGGCTCCCGCATGCCTTCTGGGGTTCTCCCATCAACACGCACCACGTGTGACCCCAACCGGTGTCCACCCCCCTGTCCCCAAACCCCAGGCCCGGGCCTGTCCCCAGAAAGGCATTGTTCTCTTACAACCCCCATGGCCCCATTCCTGAGGAAGACAAAACAGCATCTAAGTCACGTGGGGCGACtggggctccccccgcccccccccactggcacctgccttggctggcctggggtctgtgggctgggggcagctcctgcgttgagcatctgccccctggtggtcagtgcgtgtcatgtGACCGGTcatcctgctgttcagttgatttgcatattaggcttttattatataggctaggtggccacattgccctggctggtgtactcagtggttagagcattaacCCCCGGGCacccgaagggtcttgggttcgattcccagtcaaggggccTCCCTGGTTCTTGGTTCATCCCCAGCCCAGGTGGGGgtgcgtgctggaggcaaccaatcgatgtgtctctctcacatcgaggtttctctgtctctctctctccctctcccccccttacactctctctaaaacaaccaatggaaaaaacatcctcaggtgaagatgaaTAACAACAATAAACAGATGCCACATCAGAATTTGAGCGTCAGGAGGCTGGTGCCGGAGTCTGagcccctccctgctctgctACGTGGAAGCCTTTTTTCAATTCCCATGTGCTTTCACATTGAGCAGAAAAACTGTCACAGGCCCAATCTTTcacatgtgtatttttttattgattctttcttgagaaggagagagacagaaacatcaatgggagggaGAAACAGCAATCTGTTGCCccgactggaaatcaaacctgcaacctgggtatgtttcCTGACTGGGTGCacgggacgacgctctaaccactgagcacactgtccAGGTCTAacggatttttatttttttttgaagcagGGTCTTTGCGCATTTGGTACTTAAGGTGCTTGTGTGTCTAAGAGAATCGTACCCGTTCTAGGGACAGCCTGGTGACTTCAGCTTCACGTGTGTCGTCGGTGTCCGATGTTTAAGTTGGAGTCACACCAGCCTCCTATCCAGTGCTGGGAGACTTGAAAAAAGGCAGCGTTGGTCACATGTATACGTGTAATATGCCGAGGTGTGTGAATGTGTTTTCCTGCTGGGAGGTGTGCCTAACCAttgaaggacgtccggaagagaCCGAATGTGCTGGTTTCAGAAATGTagtttgagccctaaccggtttggctcagtggatagagcagcccgtgggcaaactacggcccgcgggccggatccggcccatttgaaatgaataaaactaaaaaaaaaaaaagaccgtacccttttatgtaatgatgtttactttgaatttatattagttcacacaaacactccatccatgcttttgttccggccctcgggtccagtttaagaacccattgtggccctagagtcaaaaagtttgcccacccctgggatagagtgtgggcctgcggactgaagggtcccaggttcaattccggtcaagggcatgtaccttggttgcaggcacatccccagtatggggtgtgtgggaggcagctgatcaatgtttctctctctaaccctctcccttcctctctgtaaaaaaatcaataaaataaaaaattgtagtTTGATATGTGTGAAGATACTTCGTTTGTAAATTAGACCAAGCGTTATTATAAAGAACTCACAGAAGTGTGTTAaaccctggccggtggctcagttggttggagtgccatccAGTACAACAAAAGGATGCGGGTTTCATGTCCGGTTCAGGGCGAGTACGGGAGGCagagatcagtgtttctctctctctctctcttcctctctctctaaaaatcgatgaaAAACATTTCCTCAGGTGacgctttttaaaatgtgttaaaacatatataggctggtgtggctcagtggttgagcgtcgacctatgaccctggaagtcagggttccattcctggtcagggcacatgcctgggttgcgggctcggtccccagtgtggggtgcacaggaggcagccgatcaatgattctctctcatcattgatgtttctatctctctctctttcttccttcctctctgaaatcaataaaaatatatatatatttttataaagatatatcTAGAATGAAAAGGTTTGCAAGCTCAGCTTAAAAAACTAAGAAAGGGCTAGGTTGTGGGTGTGTCACTTTAATGCATGTAATAGTCCAAATACacctcagaattttatttttcatatttccccCTGTGCACTAAGCCAGCCTAAAGGGCTCTAAGACCCCCCttgggacagagtgagggagaCAGCTGTGGTTTCCCTTCAAGGCATGTGACCTCCACCAGGCCAGCACCTGTGTCCATTTGTTCTTGGGTAGATGagcctggcgcacagtaggtgctcagcatgTACGTGCTGAATGAGTGTGTGGCTCTTACTTCCTCGtggggacagagacctggagGAGTCACAGTGAGAGATGTTTGCACAGAGTCGGGGGCACCCAGAAAGACCGGATGGAGAAGAGGTCAGGAGAGGCAGCCCCAGATGGcccaggaccagggagggacaAGTCACCTTTAGGGTTCCCCACCCAGTGCCCCATTTCTCAAAGGGCCAGGAGCCACCCACCCCCtcagcctcaggtggccctgccCAACTTTCTCACCCACGCCTGGCTGTGCAGCTGAGCCACCGcacctgtgggggggggggggcaggggagagggggtctgGATCCTGGCCCCTTTCTGCTCCCTGCTCCATAGCACCAGGGTGCCGCAAGAGAAGGGGTTGTGGGGTGTCTTGGCAAAGTGGCCTGAGTTTTCTGGACCCAAAATGCAAGGATAAGGAGCCCAAGGGACagaaagccagagagagagagagagagagagagagagagagagagagagagagagactcagagaGAGGCTGAGGAGGATTGAGCACAGGGGAGGAAAGACACAgaaacccagaggtggagagagatTGGCCAGGAATCAGAGACACAGGAAGGGACGCGGATATGATCGTGGCCGTGGTTGGGCTTGCGTGCCTCACAGCTCAGGAAACTGTATGCGTGAAGTTCGGACGGTGTCTTGCGCCCCAGTCATCCCTCCATAAAgccatttaagaaaataaagaagaattgCAGGGGGTATTTGACAAGCAAAGTGCTCCGAAGCATTCAAAAGAGAGAGGATCGTGGAGACGCAGAACAAGGGCAAGATGTGGAGCCACAgaggcgagggagggagggaggaacagacacgttgagacacagagagaccgagattgagagagagagagagagagagagagagagagagagagagagagagaggcaaaaagTGGTACTCTGTGGACACCTTATCCCGAAAGAGACTCAGATTCGGAGGGAAGCCAAGAGGGAGAGACGAGGGCTGGAAGGGTGACAGGAGGTGagagcaggcgggggggggggggggggggggggggagccgggAAAAGCCTGGGGCGGAGCCGCGCGCCCTGAGCGCAGACCCCTCCCCATCccgaggccaggaggcagggagtggctttggggactgggtgggggggtgctcTGGGGGCGGAAGTGGGGGGAGGCGAGAGGAGTGATTGCTAAGACCCGCCAGGGCGCCTCACTGCCCGGGAATGCGCCCCGGGCGGCCGTGGGTGGTTATAACCCAGACGGGGTGCCGGGCGccggggaggaggcggcggcgggacGGCGCGGGCCCCAGACGTCTGCGCTGAGCAGGGAGCgggctccccaccccctaccGGGGGGACGTGCAGGtgaggccgggggaggggagggggcagctctctctgtcctccctcccggCCCCGACTGCAGGGTCGGTTCCCAGGCGGGCAGTGTCCCCGGGCCCCTCTCCGCCCTGGGacccgggggaggggaggaaggagaggggttcCCGTCGTCACTTGGCCTCCCGCTCTCTGTCCCCCCGCCGGGTGCAGGGACCATGGCTGGGACAGGACCGCCCTGGACGTGGATGGTCGGTGCCCTGCTCACAGCTCTCCTTCTGCGGGTGACAGGTAAGCAGAGGTGCTGCGTGCTGCGTGCGTGCGGGCTGCTGTGCCCGAGGGCGGAGGGCGCTCTGTGGCCTGGGACCGCCTGTCGGGGAGGGGGGGACGGGAAGGGGGAGCTGCTCGGACCCGCGCCTGGTCCGGGCGAGTGTGAGTCCACGTCCATATCTGACTGTGTGCCTGGGGCGGGTGCAAGGCTGTGTGGCTCCACTGAGGCCCGCTGGACGGCGTGAGGCCCTGCGCGCGGGTGATTGCAGGTGACTGCGTGTTTGTGCGGGGATTGTATGTGACTGCGTGTTTGTGCGGGTGAGTGTATGTGACTGTGTGTTTGTGCGGGGATTGTATGTGACTGCGTGTTTGTGCGGGTGATTGCAGGTGACTGCGTGTTTGTGCGGGGATAGCAGGTGACTGCGTGTTTGTGCGGCGGATTGTATGTGACTGTGTGTTTGTGCGGGTGAGTGTATGTGACTGTGTGTTTGTGCGGCGGATTGTATGTGACTGTGTGTTTGTGCGGGGATTGTATGTGACTGCGTGTTTGTGCGGGTGATTGCAGGTGACTGCGTGTTTGTGCGGGGATAGCAGGTGACTGCGTGTTTGTGCGGCGGATTGTATGTGACTGTGTGTTTGTGCGGGGATTGTATGTGACTGCGTGTTTGTGCGGGTGATTGCAGGTGACTGCGTGTTTGTGCGGGGATAGCAGGTGACTGCGTGTTTGTGCGGCGGATTGTATGTGACTGTGTGTTTGTGCAGGTGAGTGTATGTGACTGCGTGTTTGTGCGGGGATTGTATGTGACTGCGTGTTTGTGCAGGGGATTGCAGGTGACTGCTTGTTTGTGCGGGTGATTGCAGGTGACTGCGTGTTTGTGCGGCGGATTGTATGTGACTGTGTGTTTGTGCGGGGGATTGTATGTGACTGCGTGTCTGTGCGGGAGAGTGTATGTGACTGCGTGTTTGTGCGGGGGATTGCAGGTGACTGCGTGTTTGTGCGGCGGATTGTGACTGTGTGTTTGTGCGGGGGATTGCAGGTGACTGCTTGTTTGTGCGGGTGATTGCAGGTGACTGCGTGTTTGTGCGGCGGATTGTATGTGACTGTGTGTTTGTGCGGATGAGTGTATGTGACTGTGTGTTTGTGCGGGTGAGTGTATGTGACTGCGTGTTTGTGCGGGGGATTGCAGGTGACTGCGTGTTTGTGCGGCGGATTGAATGTGACTGTGTGTTTGTGCGGATGAGTGTATGTGACTGCGTGTTTGTGCAGGGGATTGCAGGTGACTGCTTGTTTGTGCGGGTGATTGCAGGTGACTGCGTGTTTGTGCGGCGGATTGTATGTGACTGTGTGTTTGTGCGGGGGATTGTATGTGACTGCGTGTCTGTGCGGGAGAGTGTATGTGACTGCGTGTTTGTGCGGGGGATTGCAGGTGACTGCGTGTTTGTGCAGGGGATTGCAGGTGACTGCGTGTTTGTGCGGGTGAGtgtatgtgactgtgtgtgactacTTGTTTGTGCGGGTGAGTGTAAGTGACTGTGTTTGTGCGGGTGATTGTATGTGACTGAGCAGATGACtgtatgtgactgtgtgtgactacGTGTTTGTGCCGGTGATtgtatgtgactgtgtgtgactatGTGTTTGTGCGGGTGATtgtatgtgactgtgtgtgactatGTGTTTGTGCGGGTGATtgtatgtgactgtgtgtgactacGTGTTTGTCCGGGTGAGTGTATGTGACTGTGTTTGTGCGGGTGATTGAATGTGACTGTGTTTGTGCAGGTGATTGAATGTGACTGCGTGTTTCTGTGGGTGATTGAATGTGACTGTGTGTTTATGTGGGTGATTGTATGTGACTGTGTGTTTGTGCGGGGGATTGTAGGtgactgtgtgtttgtgtggggcCGTATGTGCACCAGTGCAGCTCGATGTGGAGCTGCCCTCCCTCTGAGACAGTGGGTGTGTGAAGGCGGATGGTGCCGGCGTGCCACGGCACTAACATGCCTGTGTGCATGGACTGCACATGCGTGCACGTGAGGTATGCAGGCGTGTCACTGAGACACTGTGGGTGTGAGAGCAGGTAGGCCTCCCCCAGGGTGTGCGCCTGGGCAGTGTGCACTGGAGGCGATGCGTGTGCGCTTGTCTGTGACAGCTGCTGTGTGCGTgtttcctggtgtgtgtgtgtgtgtgttcctgggtgtgtgtgtgtttcctggggGGTGCGTgtttcctggggggggggtgtttcctGGGGGGGGTGTGTTTCCTGGGGGGGGGTGTTTCCTGGGGGGGTGTTTCCTGGGGTGTGCATGTGTTTCCTGGGGGGGGTGTTTCCTGGGGTGTGCATGTGTTTCCTGGGGGGGGGTGTTTcctggggtgtgtgtgcgtgtttccTGGGGGTGTGCGTGTTTCCTGGGGGGGGTGTTTCCTGGGGGGGGTGTTTCCTGGGGGGGTGTTTCCTGGGGGGGTGTGTTTCCTGGGGGGGTGTGTTTCCTGGGGGGGTGTTTCCTGGGGGGGTGTTTCCTGGGGGGGGTGTGTTTCCTGGGGGGGGTGTTTCCTGGGGTGTGCATGTGTTTCCTGGGGGGGGTTGTTTcctggggtgtgtgtgcgtgtttccTGGGGGGGTGTTTCCTGGGGTGTGTGCATGAAGCTTCTCTGCTCTGGGTGGTCAGCAAGAGCATGAACTGATGAGCTATGGGGGCcggtgatggggtggggggtcgTGTCTGTGGGTTTGTGGGGGGAGGAGCATTCAGGAGGCGCCTTGTGTCAGAACcagctctgctctcccctccacgGGGCTCCCCAGGTTGAGCTTGCTTCCCGGTTCGGTTCTGCTGGGCCCCTCTGAgcaccctgaccctgaccctttTCCTCACTCAGCCGCCCCTCAGTGCAGGCTGCACCCACAGGCGGGGCCCTGGGTTGTGCCCACCCTGTCAGCCTCTAGGACTCCCCGCTTCACGTCGGGCCTCAATTCCTAGAGCCCAGCCCCACCTCCGCTCCCCAGTGCCCGGCTCTCTGTAGCTGGACTGCCCAGGTgaccctggcctgggccccacccaggGGGGTCCCAAGCCCcgcccacacccaggctgggccGCCTCCAGCCCTGACCCCATTCCCTGAGGCCTGGCCACACTCCTCGAAACCAGGCCCCACCCCTAAAGCCCCAGCCACAGGCTGCACCCCCTGAGCAccccaggctgcaccccctgacccttggccccacccctgaagggtgtccagctTGACCCTCCCGGCCCCACCCACTGACCTCTGACCACCCCTGGGATCTCGTCACCACCTGAGCCTGGATGGACCCTGCCCTTTAACTCTAAGCCTCGCTCCTTCCCAGCGGCTCCAGCTCTAgacccctggccccgcccctaaactcctggccccactgtccacccccccacccctcaccccccaccacccaTGAGCGCCCTTCAGAAATCCGACTCCTCGGGCTGGTCCCAGACCCTCCCCGCCTCTGAGTCCCAGCTCCACCTCTGAGCCCCTTCCCTCCTGTGTCCTGCACCCAGAGCCTGTTCTTGCAAATGCGGGTGCAGCCTGCAACCACGCCCCTGCCTC
This is a stretch of genomic DNA from Myotis daubentonii chromosome 15, mMyoDau2.1, whole genome shotgun sequence. It encodes these proteins:
- the LOC132216600 gene encoding kallikrein-6-like, with amino-acid sequence MQWPPAGPAMKTLIAALVLTAAVQAERKDKVLSGGPCERMSHPYQAALYNSGQLLCGGVLIHPSWVLTAAHCRKANLQVYLGKHNLYERESFQEQSSVVQTVVHPGYNAATHDQDIMLLRLKRPAKLSDRIRPLALERDCSANRTSCQILGWGKTASGVFPNTIQCADVHLVPHQDCERAYPGQITQNMVCAGDEKYGKDSCQGDSGGPLVCGNRLRGLVSWGDVPCGSKEKPGVYTNVCRYHQWVRRTIWANSF